A section of the Sphingomonas ginsenosidivorax genome encodes:
- the cydB gene encoding cytochrome d ubiquinol oxidase subunit II: MTFDLATIWAAILAFSIFAYVVMDGFDLGIGILFPGFAIGDERDQAMNSIAPVWDGNETWLVLGGGGLMAAFPLAYAIILPATYPLVIAMLLGLVFRGVAFEFRWRDPRHRAVWDIAFCAGSVVATLAQGMMLGALLQGIHVVGRGYGGGWLDWLTPFSVLTGVALLTGYALLGASWLIGKTGGAAQAHARRMAFQLGIAMLVMMAAVSAATPLLAFDYWRRWFAFPGVLLTAQVPVLVIVTAALFFRSLARGDERAPFVLTLALFALGFAGLGISMFPYVVPRAVTIWDAAAPEGSLIFLLVGTVAIIPLIIGYTAWAYWVFRGKAGVAGYH; the protein is encoded by the coding sequence ATGACCTTCGACCTCGCCACGATCTGGGCCGCCATCCTGGCCTTCTCCATATTCGCCTATGTCGTCATGGACGGCTTCGACCTCGGCATCGGCATCCTTTTCCCGGGCTTCGCGATCGGGGACGAGCGCGACCAGGCGATGAACTCGATCGCGCCGGTGTGGGACGGGAACGAGACGTGGCTCGTGCTCGGCGGCGGAGGACTGATGGCGGCCTTCCCCCTGGCCTATGCGATCATCCTCCCGGCAACCTATCCGCTCGTCATCGCGATGCTGCTCGGCCTCGTCTTCCGCGGCGTGGCGTTCGAGTTCCGCTGGCGCGATCCGCGGCATCGCGCCGTATGGGATATCGCCTTCTGTGCAGGGTCGGTGGTGGCGACGTTGGCGCAGGGGATGATGCTGGGGGCGTTGCTTCAGGGCATACACGTCGTCGGGCGTGGCTATGGCGGCGGGTGGCTGGACTGGCTGACGCCGTTCAGCGTGCTGACCGGCGTTGCGCTGCTTACCGGCTACGCCCTGCTCGGCGCGTCCTGGCTGATCGGCAAGACCGGCGGCGCGGCGCAGGCGCATGCGCGGCGGATGGCGTTCCAGTTAGGGATCGCGATGCTGGTCATGATGGCTGCGGTCAGCGCGGCGACGCCGTTGTTGGCGTTCGACTATTGGCGCCGCTGGTTCGCCTTTCCCGGCGTGTTGCTGACCGCGCAGGTGCCAGTGCTGGTGATCGTGACGGCGGCGCTGTTCTTCCGCAGTCTCGCACGCGGGGACGAGCGGGCGCCCTTCGTGCTGACGCTGGCGCTGTTCGCCCTGGGATTTGCCGGCCTCGGGATCAGCATGTTCCCCTATGTCGTGCCCCGCGCGGTCACGATCTGGGACGCAGCCGCGCCGGAGGGCAGCCTGATTTTCCTGCTCGTCGGCACGGTCGCGATCATCCCGCTCATCATCGGCTACACCGCCTGGGCCTATTGGGTGTTCCGCGGCAAGGCAGGCGTGGCGGGCTATCACTGA
- a CDS encoding DUF2474 domain-containing protein: MPGQHPLPRWRRVAWMMLIWLGSVLALGAVSLVIRSWLHA, translated from the coding sequence ATGCCCGGTCAACACCCCCTTCCCCGCTGGCGACGGGTCGCATGGATGATGCTGATCTGGCTGGGCAGCGTGCTGGCACTGGGCGCGGTGTCGCTCGTCATCCGGTCCTGGCTCCACGCATGA
- a CDS encoding 2-dehydro-3-deoxy-6-phosphogalactonate aldolase: MTTTPNALGDGATAFGAAMEALPLVAILRGITPAEIDAIGDLLVEAGFRLIEVPLTSPDAFASIARLVKRVGPAIIVGAGTVRTIAQLRQLVDCGGRLMVTPHGDVALIRAAKALALHALPGVATPTEAFAALDAGADGLKMFPADTLAPSTVRAWRTVMGDALLCPTGGIEPATMEAHIAAGASGFGLGSALYAPGASLADTRQRADAFVNAWNGARRR; the protein is encoded by the coding sequence ATGACGACCACTCCCAACGCCCTTGGCGACGGTGCGACCGCATTCGGCGCGGCGATGGAGGCGTTGCCGCTGGTCGCGATCCTGCGCGGCATCACGCCCGCCGAGATCGACGCCATCGGCGACCTTCTCGTCGAGGCCGGCTTTCGCCTGATCGAGGTTCCCCTGACATCGCCCGACGCGTTTGCGAGCATCGCGCGGCTCGTCAAAAGGGTCGGTCCGGCGATCATCGTCGGCGCGGGGACGGTCCGTACGATCGCGCAGCTGCGCCAGCTCGTCGATTGCGGAGGGCGCCTCATGGTCACGCCGCACGGTGACGTCGCCCTGATCCGCGCCGCCAAGGCGCTGGCGCTCCACGCCCTCCCCGGAGTCGCGACGCCGACCGAGGCGTTCGCGGCGCTCGATGCCGGCGCCGATGGCCTGAAGATGTTTCCCGCGGACACTCTGGCGCCATCGACGGTGCGCGCATGGCGGACGGTGATGGGCGACGCGCTCCTGTGTCCGACGGGCGGGATCGAGCCGGCGACGATGGAAGCCCATATCGCGGCCGGGGCATCGGGCTTCGGTCTCGGCTCGGCCCTGTATGCGCCCGGAGCGTCGCTCGCCGACACGCGGCAGCGCGCGGACGCCTTCGTCAATGCCTGGAACGGTGCACGGCGGCGATGA
- a CDS encoding fatty acid desaturase family protein translates to MSTVQDDRAGQAAREESLVRLAARLTLTLGAPRPAVFWLDLSLSAGLGYLALALACSDVAVWIRLLAGGVSILALYRAESFIHELCHLKSGAVPGFALAWNLAIGIPLLTPSFLYDGVHNLHHARTRYGTAEDPEYLRLAAMSPWTLPVSVIMAGFAPVLLMVRFALLAPVSAIVPPLRRILVERFSALAINPAFRREPPRGPQRRRWLLLESAASAWAIAILAGAIAGLIPLRVVLTGAAVLSGMAVLNQVRTLAAHLWESDGEPLSVTGQYLDSVNVPPPGWLPALWAPVGLRYHALHHLLPGIPYHRLGEAHRRLTSALPPGAGFERADHPGLASALIRLVRAAGGSAA, encoded by the coding sequence ATGAGCACGGTCCAGGACGATCGGGCCGGACAGGCAGCCCGCGAGGAGTCCCTGGTGCGTCTCGCCGCGCGCCTCACGCTCACGCTCGGCGCGCCGCGACCGGCGGTCTTCTGGCTCGACCTGTCGTTGTCTGCGGGGCTCGGCTATCTCGCTTTGGCGCTGGCGTGCAGCGACGTCGCGGTCTGGATCAGGCTGCTCGCCGGTGGCGTCTCGATCCTGGCGCTCTACCGCGCGGAAAGCTTCATCCACGAACTCTGCCATCTCAAGAGCGGTGCCGTTCCGGGCTTCGCGCTGGCGTGGAACCTGGCGATCGGCATTCCGCTGCTCACCCCGTCCTTCCTCTATGATGGCGTGCACAACCTCCACCATGCCCGCACGCGCTACGGGACGGCGGAGGATCCCGAATATCTGCGGCTGGCGGCGATGTCGCCCTGGACGCTGCCCGTGTCGGTGATCATGGCCGGCTTCGCGCCGGTGCTGTTGATGGTTCGATTTGCACTGCTGGCGCCAGTGTCCGCGATCGTGCCGCCGCTGCGTCGGATACTGGTCGAACGCTTCTCCGCGCTGGCGATCAATCCTGCTTTCCGGCGCGAGCCTCCGCGAGGGCCGCAACGCCGGCGCTGGCTGTTGCTCGAAAGCGCGGCCAGCGCATGGGCGATCGCCATCCTTGCCGGTGCGATCGCCGGCCTGATCCCGCTCCGCGTCGTGCTGACCGGCGCCGCAGTCCTGTCGGGGATGGCCGTGCTCAACCAGGTCCGGACCCTGGCGGCGCATCTGTGGGAAAGCGACGGCGAGCCGCTCAGCGTGACCGGACAGTATCTCGACAGCGTGAACGTGCCGCCCCCGGGGTGGCTGCCCGCGCTGTGGGCGCCCGTCGGCTTGCGCTATCACGCCCTGCATCACCTGCTGCCCGGCATCCCCTATCACCGGCTCGGCGAAGCGCATCGGCGATTGACGTCTGCCCTTCCGCCCGGCGCGGGGTTCGAGCGTGCCGATCATCCGGGACTGGCGTCGGCGTTGATCCGGCTCGTCCGTGCCGCGGGCGGATCGGCGGCGTGA
- a CDS encoding alpha/beta fold hydrolase — MNPPPCAACPRARAGLALASRRPARVERMIVVNAFVHLEPEDRASRLALYDLLGEPGGVTEWAQQLLERMGVSDRPAIVRGFMRSLATIDPAHIRRLFTELVAYEQGPELAQIACPVLIVRGERDGFVPAYCAHDLNQRLRASVIVGMTRCGHLPYLEDPVAFNGIAAAFLAEPSVTRTGPLAVERR; from the coding sequence TTGAATCCGCCGCCTTGTGCGGCCTGTCCAAGGGCCCGCGCCGGACTAGCCCTCGCGTCCCGGCGGCCGGCGCGCGTCGAGCGGATGATCGTGGTCAACGCGTTCGTGCATCTCGAGCCGGAGGACAGGGCCAGTCGCCTCGCGCTCTACGACCTGCTTGGCGAACCGGGCGGGGTGACGGAGTGGGCGCAGCAACTGCTCGAGCGGATGGGCGTCTCGGATCGTCCCGCGATCGTCCGCGGCTTCATGCGGTCGCTGGCGACGATCGACCCCGCTCACATCCGTCGCCTCTTCACCGAGTTGGTCGCCTACGAACAAGGTCCCGAACTCGCGCAGATCGCGTGCCCGGTGCTGATCGTCCGAGGGGAGAGGGACGGCTTCGTTCCGGCCTATTGCGCCCACGATCTGAACCAACGGCTCCGAGCCAGCGTCATCGTCGGAATGACCCGATGCGGCCATTTGCCGTATCTCGAGGATCCCGTCGCCTTCAACGGGATTGCCGCTGCTTTCCTCGCCGAACCCTCCGTCACCCGCACCGGTCCGCTGGCGGTGGAACGCCGGTGA
- a CDS encoding FecR family protein codes for MTGNAWSLAALRTLTPAEAAARWIATEDRDPSLFAQWLADSEDNREAWRKAQMVWGIFDEAEGDAMIAAMARAARQAGPDAPSDAILEPANDRTWRLHLAAAAAVLVVAISLVFALQSRWQVGRAPSVIAATDRGDPLARFGKPDYTTGAGQMSMIELSDGTRVTLAPDSALDLAYGDGRRDLRLLQGRAYFDVAHDTARPFTVEAANRRVTALGTRFEVDMMPGGLRVVLAQGSVSVSRAPGGKMDQPVMQLRPGQAFVAVGNTPGTVSTTNVERDLAWHEGFLSFDDRPLPEVIERLNRSTRAQIVIRDPKVAAMRVTAQFRTGNVERFGRALALALPVRVVARGADRYEIVRSR; via the coding sequence ATGACGGGTAACGCTTGGTCGCTGGCCGCCTTGCGGACGCTGACTCCGGCCGAGGCGGCGGCACGCTGGATCGCCACCGAGGATCGTGATCCGTCGCTCTTCGCGCAATGGCTCGCCGACAGCGAGGACAATCGCGAGGCTTGGCGCAAGGCGCAGATGGTCTGGGGCATCTTCGACGAGGCCGAGGGCGATGCGATGATCGCCGCGATGGCACGGGCCGCGCGCCAGGCGGGCCCGGATGCGCCATCGGACGCCATCCTCGAACCCGCCAACGATCGCACATGGCGCCTGCACCTCGCGGCCGCCGCGGCGGTCCTCGTCGTCGCGATCTCGCTCGTGTTCGCCCTGCAGAGCCGTTGGCAGGTCGGTCGTGCGCCGAGCGTGATCGCGGCGACGGACCGCGGCGATCCGCTCGCGCGGTTCGGCAAGCCCGATTACACGACGGGCGCCGGCCAGATGTCGATGATCGAACTTTCCGACGGCACGCGCGTGACCCTGGCACCAGACAGCGCGTTGGACCTCGCCTATGGCGACGGGCGCCGCGATCTGAGACTGTTGCAGGGGCGGGCCTATTTCGACGTCGCGCACGACACTGCGCGGCCGTTCACGGTCGAGGCGGCCAACAGGCGGGTGACGGCGCTCGGTACCCGCTTCGAGGTCGACATGATGCCCGGAGGCCTGCGGGTGGTGCTGGCGCAGGGCAGCGTATCGGTCTCGCGCGCGCCCGGCGGCAAGATGGACCAGCCCGTGATGCAGTTGCGCCCCGGGCAGGCCTTCGTTGCGGTCGGCAACACGCCGGGCACGGTGAGCACGACGAATGTCGAGCGCGACCTCGCCTGGCACGAAGGCTTCCTGTCGTTCGACGACCGGCCGCTTCCGGAAGTCATCGAGCGGCTCAATCGCTCGACGCGGGCGCAGATAGTCATCCGCGATCCAAAGGTGGCTGCGATGCGGGTCACCGCGCAGTTCCGGACGGGAAACGTCGAACGGTTCGGGCGCGCCCTCGCACTCGCCCTGCCGGTCCGCGTCGTCGCGCGCGGAGCCGATCGCTACGAGATCGTGCGCAGCCGCTGA
- a CDS encoding RNA polymerase sigma factor has protein sequence MSEDDIAARNDAFTRHAAAMRNPLNAYFRRRVREASDVEDLVQEVFLRLTVRGAPAHLDGASGYIFQTAASVLADRHRRRTVRHADDHVAHDPEAHGENDFDPHRIMAGKQALHAAAAALLTMSERTRTIFLLKRLDGLRHQAIANQLGISVSAVEKHIVRAMEHLMAYAGEGR, from the coding sequence ATGAGCGAGGACGACATCGCTGCTCGTAACGACGCGTTCACGCGGCACGCAGCGGCAATGCGCAATCCGTTGAACGCGTACTTCCGCAGGCGCGTCCGCGAAGCCAGCGACGTCGAGGATCTCGTCCAGGAGGTCTTCCTGCGACTGACGGTGCGCGGCGCGCCCGCCCATCTCGACGGGGCGAGCGGATACATCTTCCAGACCGCCGCCAGCGTGCTGGCCGACCGCCACCGGCGACGCACCGTCCGTCACGCCGACGACCACGTCGCACACGACCCCGAGGCGCACGGCGAAAACGATTTCGACCCGCACCGGATAATGGCAGGAAAGCAGGCACTTCACGCGGCCGCCGCGGCTCTCCTCACGATGTCGGAAAGAACCAGAACGATCTTCCTGCTCAAGCGGCTCGACGGGCTCCGCCACCAGGCCATCGCGAACCAGCTCGGGATCTCCGTAAGCGCCGTCGAGAAGCATATCGTCCGCGCCATGGAGCATCTCATGGCCTACGCAGGAGAGGGCAGATGA